One part of the Candida albicans SC5314 chromosome R, complete sequence genome encodes these proteins:
- a CDS encoding E2 SUMO-conjugating protein (Ortholog(s) have SUMO transferase activity, role in hyphal growth, mitotic spindle elongation and condensed nuclear chromosome, cytosol, nuclear heterochromatin localization), with product MECVGEKKKFWSRKRERKGKKERKKKSNGMKKKYAHLILEVDCLSFSFFFFWVCFLSSTTLMSLCLIRLQEERKQWRKTHPFGFFAKPNKASDGSLDLKHWTAGIPGKEGTIWEGAVYPVTLEFPDEYPSKPPKVKFRPKFYHPNVYPSGTVCLSILNESQDWKPAITLTQILLGVQELLDTPNKESPAQEDAYRHFVHDMNTYVKRVKAEVKKYMTQE from the coding sequence ATGGAATGTGTGggcgaaaaaaaaaaattttggtcaagaaaaagagagagaaagggaaagaaagaacgaaagaagaaatcgaatggaatgaaaaaaaaatatgctCACCTTATTCTTGAGGTGGAttgtttatctttttcttttttttttttttgggtttgCTTTCTATCAAGCACAACACTAATGTCACTTTGTTTGATTAGATTACAAGAAGAAAGGAAACAGTGGAGGAAAACTCATCCATTTGGATTTTTCGCAAAACCAAACAAGGCTTCAGATGGATCCTTGGACTTGAAGCATTGGACGGCTGGAATACCAGGCAAGGAAGGAACTATATGGGAAGGTGCTGTTTATCCGGTGACACTTGAATTCCCTGATGAATATCCTTCTAAACCACCAAAGGTCAAGTTCAGACCAAAGTTTTATCATCCGAATGTATACCCTAGTGGGACTGTGTGTTTGAGTATATTGAATGAACTGCAAGATTGGAAGCCGGCCATCACGTTGACACAGATACTTTTAGGGGTGCAAGAGTTATTAGACACACCAAACAAAGAATCACCTGCTCAAGAGGATGCATATAGACACTTTGTGCATGATATGAACACCTATGTGAAGAGAGTCAAAGCAGAGgttaaaaaatatatgaCTCAAGAATGA
- the SSY5 gene encoding Ssy5p (Ortholog(s) have serine-type endopeptidase activity, role in protein processing, response to amino acid and extrinsic component of plasma membrane localization) produces the protein MSMKRFLSRSSNKTTAGQGDDTSASIGSDLPIVPLPSNQSGESHDSIKELGPMFRQQQNKQIADNDDSYDMMHLNLNPTISNLNKTVPSIKGSTIQDSLFSSRQSYSTNQSSYKTGGTNTSGGSSSNSQFGKRKHDLNTSQPLQTLKILEENEHQNLEELIRDNLKQLYQDLAYTMSQFYNSSASLSTTVINIIDCLKKFNVFVEKATIAKPNEQYIFTSYNSSSLRKILKIYLELYDNLLTDQVYIKLKLLLVKNFNDFAMLLNSQEMNQISEEMIKPKNYPIGSSKGKSLPNEEILVRIMEKVSHSNLSMKEQNGSFIAPITRGISNNLNILCLYFGYPEPTEYHHSLTQSLRELYDDVHVVLAKNQIELASATRVDAASTFNKPAAFNDGFPPLQAQSTQKFKLPFRVPTDIHHVPMSMSISIENATRTSGTMGGYIYPIIDLQKQPHLKSYANSKFAISCGHVCLDSDNPENYPNVSSPSSVLISLYKQALTEQYHKSLNRNNSTAGVPSETRVAFGAVLQQLEEMFPLKQIKKSSTRNNNSAYKDDYEVRNLPKYRFGQIIWGERTLIKLNGDTNGNSSNNHQINEMSGIVEKKLSDLAIIKVNKKLKCEHNYLGDDVQFNEYDPSLMFDNLYVRKVINLKRYVPKVINTAIEDVDSDVSNNSEIQTYFGIPVFKYGSTTKYTKGHLNGIKLVYWLDGAIHSSEFIVNSIEANSSFASGGDSGSWILTKLDDIEDNSKGLGVLGMLHSYDGEFKQFGLFTPMTEILSRLEEVTNIKWGVVGCDNKHDEEDDDELHGFDTDDNDDRHSAFSDDDDDGVSENSDAAYPPDIE, from the coding sequence ATGTCTATGAAACGATTTTTGTCAAGGTCATCGAATAAAACAACTGCAGGTCAGGGTGATGACACTTCTGCTAGCATAGGCTCAGATCTTCCAATAGTCCCGCTTCCGAGCAATCAATCAGGTGAATCTCATGACTCTATCAAGGAGTTGGGTCCCATGTTcagacaacaacaaaacaagcAAATCGCTGATAATGATGACAGCTATGATATGATgcatttgaatttgaatccAACCATTCTGAACTTGAACAAGACTGTCCCCTCAATTAAGGGCTCTACCATTCAGGACTCATTATTTTCAAGCAGACAATCATATTCCACAAATCAGTCTTCGTATAAAACTGGTGGTACTAATACCAGTGGCGGCAGTAGTAGTAACAGTCAGTTTGGTAAACGAAAGCATGACCTAAACACTTCTCAGCCATTGCAGACCCTCAAAATATTGGAAGAGAATGAACATCAAAATTTGGAAGAGTTGATAAGGgataatttgaaacagTTGTATCAAGATTTGGCATACACTATGAGTCAGTTCTACAACTCTAGTGCCAGTCTATCAACAACTGTTATAAacattattgattgtttgaaaaaatttaatgttTTCGTTGAAAAAGCTACCATTGCCAAGCCAAATGAACAATATATTTTCACAAGTTATAATTCATCGAGTCTACggaaaattttgaaaatttatctTGAGTTGTACGATAATTTGCTAACAGATCAAGTTtatatcaaattgaaattgttgttagttaaaaatttcaatgaCTTTGCCATGTTATTAAATAGTCAAGAGATGAACCAAATAAGCGAGGAAATGATCAAACCAAAGAACTACCCCATAGGCTCTAGCAAAGGGAAACTGTTACcaaatgaagaaatattaGTGCGCATAATGGAAAAAGTGTCGCACAGCAATTTGTCTATGAAGGAACAAAATGGATCATTCATTGCCCCAATAACTCGAGGTATCTCAAACAATTTGAACATATTATGTCTATATTTTGGATATCCTGAGCCTACTGAGTATCACCATAGTCTAACACAAAGTTTACGTGAATTGTACGACGACGTACACGTTGTTCTCGCTAAAAACCAGATTGAGTTAGCCAGTGCTACACGAGTGGATGCAGCAAGTACTTTCAATAAACCAGCAGCATTCAACGATGGATTCCCGCCATTGCAAGCCCAGAGCACCCAGAAATTCAAGTTACCATTTAGAGTACCGACAGACATCCACCATGTGCCTATGTCCATGTCAATTTCGATTGAAAATGCCACTCGAACATCGGGGACCATGGGAGGCTATATTTACCccattattgatttacaAAAGCAACCGCATTTGAAATCCTATGCCAATTCCAAATTTGCAATTTCATGTGGTCACGTTTGTTTAGATTCCGACAACCCTGAGAACTACCCTAATGTGTCCTCACCGTCATCGGTATTGATCTCATTATACAAACAAGCGTTAACTGAACAATACCACAAGAGTCTTAATAGGAATAACAGTACTGCTGGTGTGCCATCTGAAACTCGAGTTGCGTTCGGTGCCGttcttcaacaattggAGGAAATGTTCCCCTTGaagcaaataaaaaaatcaagcactagaaacaacaacagtgCTTATAAGGACGATTATGAAGTTCGTAATTTACCAAAGTATAGATTTGGACAAATAATTTGGGGTGAAAGAActttaatcaaattgaatggTGATACTAATGGcaatagtagtaataaccaccaaataaatgaaatgagTGGGATTGTGgagaaaaaattatctgATTTGGCCATTATCAAAGTGaataagaaattgaaatgtgAGCATAACTATCTTGGTGATGATGTTCAATTCAATGAATATGACCCTAGTTTGatgtttgataatttatatgTCAGAAAAGTTATCAACTTGAAACGATATGTTCCAAAAGTAATAAACACTGCTATTGAAGACGTCGATTCTGatgtttcaaataataGTGAAATACAAACGTATTTTGGAATTCCAGTTTTCAAATACGGTTCCACTACTAAATATACTAAAGGACATCTTAATGGTATCAAGTTGGTTTATTGGTTAGATGGTGCAATTCATTCTAGTGAATTCATTGTTAATTCCATTGAAGCAAATTCATCGTTTGCGTCAGGTGGCGATAGTGGATCATGGATATTAACTAAATTGGATGATATCGAAGACAATTCAAAAGGTTTAGGGGTTTTGGGAATGTTACATTCGTACGATGGTGAATTCAAACAGTTTGGGTTGTTTACTCCCATGACCGAAATATTGCTGCGATTAGAAGAAGTTACCAATATCAAATGGGGAGTTGTTGGGTGTGACAATAAGcatgatgaagaagatgatgatgaactTCATGGATTTGATACTGATGACAATGATGATCGTCACTCGGCATTCCtggatgatgatgatgatggtgttTCTGAGAATAGCGATGCTGCATATCCACCAGATATAGAATAA
- a CDS encoding fructose-2,6-bisphosphatase (Ortholog(s) have fructose-2,6-bisphosphate 2-phosphatase activity, role in glucose metabolic process and cytoplasm localization) produces the protein MQVSIISKDEQISSKIYRYLKWLSIKSQVFEDTQSMLKWFKDNEDAEDTVALINSNVNPNEIPKHIEPLVISDSVDASDSTFVRINGSDQNIVINHVTSHLQSKIIYFALNLNKRKRAIWLSRHGESEFNLSGQIGGDANLSERGWAYARKLPSLVEKSCNGANLTVWTSTLRRTQQTASFLPFQKKLQWKALDELDAGECDGMTYEEIEQKFPDDFKARDDNKYEYRYRGGESYRDIVIRLEPIIMELERQENILIITHQAVLRCLYAYFMNVPQEESPWMSIPLHTLIKLEPGAFETIVTRIKADIPAVSTYKEKGTSQLGESTTNTSKSRDLISNSNSV, from the coding sequence ATGCAAGTTTCTATTATTCTGAAAGACGAACAAATAAGTTCAAAAATATACAGATACTTAAAATGGCTTTCCATCAAATCACAAGTTTTTGAAGACACCCAGTCAATGTTAAAATGGTTTAAAGACAATGAAGATGCTGAGGACACAGTGGCATTGATCAACTCTAATGTCAATCCAAATGAAATCCCCAAACACATTGAGCCATTGGTTATTTCTGACTCCGTTGATGCCTCAGATTCTACATTTGTACGTATCAATGGGAGCGATCAAAACATAGTCATCAACCATGTAACTAGTCATCTTCAATCCAAAATCATATACTTTGCCCTTAACTTGAACAAACGGAAAAGAGCCATTTGGCTCTCTCGTCATGGGGAGTCAGAGTTTAATTTGAGTGGTCAGATTGGTGGTGATGCTAATTTGTCGGAAAGAGGATGGGCTTATGCTCGTAAATTACCTCTGTTGGTTGAGAAATCATGTAACGGGGCCAATTTAACTGTATGGACCTCCACTTTGAGAAGAACCCAACAGACAGCTTCTTTTCTTCCCTTTCAAAAAAAGCTTCAATGGAAGGCATTAGACGAATTAGATGCAGGTGAATGTGATGGAATGACATATGAggaaattgaacaaaagtTTCCTGATGATTTCAAGGCCAGGGACGATAATAAGTATGAGTATAGATATCGTGGCGGTGAAAGTTATCGTGACATTGTTATCCGTTTGGAACCTATTATTATGGAATTGGAACGACAAGAAAATATCTTGATTATTACTCACCAGGCAGTGTTGCGTTGTCTCTATGCCTACTTTATGAATGTGCCCCAAGAGGAGAGTCCGTGGATGTCGATACCATTGCACACCTTGATCAAGTTGGAGCCAGGTGCTTTTGAAACTATAGTTACGCGAATCAAGGCAGACATACCCGCTGTCAGTACATACAAGGAAAAAGGGACTTCTCAATTGGGTGAATCAACCACCAACACCTCGAAAAGTAGAGATTTAATCAGCAATAGTAATTCAGTTTAG
- a CDS encoding uncharacterized protein (Protein of unknown function; Spider biofilm induced), whose product MIHTARRSVLSCSSHSTGPLILYRRQSTVPLSTNDLYISRSRAITSKREDDVKLHSNTFEPIPTFLRSRVRRDLVGRIDLSAKIDKEDKQFLMQKMSSLQSFLKLDFNTTELICIAYGSTNMELKLKNNIMETDTLRKLGKTRFKMSLFKNTIFIDDRYLTATPMELSSDLDIFNNEEVIYEFLKLNQLHRHSLLNRELLINTKLPRKDYVTKRQMLWKQAAIGSFYTMLGIVMVKYRDEKLLDKLIIDKIINGKRGVIKIVQRNL is encoded by the coding sequence ATGATACATACTGCTAGACGATCTGTTCTATCTTGCTCGAGTCATAGCACAGGCCCACTTATACTATATAGAAGACAATCTACTGTTCCTTTGCTGACGAACGACTTGTATATATCAAGATCCAGAGCCATCACATCAAAGCGAGAAGATGATGTGAAACTCCATTCAAATACATTCGAACCCATACCCACATTTCTACGATCTAGAGTGAGAAGGGATCTTGTTGGAAGGATCGATTTAAGTGCAAAAATAGATAAAGAAGACAAACAATTCTTGATGCAGAAAATGAGCTCGCTACAATCGTTCCTCAAACTAGATTTCAACACAACCGAGTTAATATGCATTGCCTATGGATCAACAAATATGGAATTGAAGTTAAAGAATAATATAATGGAGACTGACACACTACGTAAATTGGGGAAAACAAGGTTCAAGATGAGTCTATTCAAAAACActattttcattgatgATAGATATTTGACTGCTACGCCAATGGAATTAAGTTCAGATCTAgacattttcaataatgaagaagttATTTATGAGTTTctaaaactaaatcaaCTACACAGACACAGTTTACTTAACCGGGAATTGTTGATCAATACAAAGCTACCGAGGAAAGACTATGTGACAAAACGGCAAATGCTTTGGAAACAGGCAGCCATTGGCAGTTTCTATACCATGTTGGGAATAGTGATGGTCAAATATCGGGACGAAAAACTATTGGACAAGTTGATAATAgacaaaataataaatggtAAAAGAGGTGTTATTAAAATAGTACAAAGAAATCTATAA
- the SKI2 gene encoding SKI complex RNA helicase subunit (Ortholog(s) have mRNA binding activity, role in nuclear-transcribed mRNA catabolic process, 3'-5' exonucleolytic nonsense-mediated decay, nuclear-transcribed mRNA catabolic process, non-stop decay and Ski complex, cytosol localization) has product MIIEEVPTNDPLVVDPTTVTTYECPDLNAEERRQNLKTDLLNPSPEINWEILDLVNKPLEINREKIIDKLVINPERLSRTQFRFKRSGIHGHITGYQEEVNLNELENSNTSLSINRGYSSKSESLRGNTSFLPFQPGGLIQQAATEREPKDSGLNLHRNEHGLFDIPPGFVRGLEVGGGGSGSGSLDIEPASSEEEKDSLEGVHISAASEAALNKSTILDGDVSKPKPTVPFDNKEIEGLVPFDYSNFKYTDKKNALDKRTWAHVVDLDHKIEDFQELVPNMARTWPFELDTFQKEAVFHLEQGDSVFVAAHTSAGKTVVAEYAIAMAHRNMTKCIYTSPIKALSNQKFRDFKETFKDIDVGLITGDVQINPEANCLIMTTEILRSMLYRGADLIRDVEFVIFDEVHYVNDIDRGVVWEEVIIMLPDHVKYILLSATVPNTFEFANWVGRTKQKDIYVISTPKRPVPLEIFVSAKNQLFKVVDANRRFQENEFRKHKDLLEGGGKKNELPSTTMGSGSRGGPGGTARGGNRGGRGGRGGQGRGGNANRGNFSGPKRFGRDGPKKNTWIDLVNYMKSNNLLPAVVFVFSKKRCEEYADSLRSVDFNNAREKSEIHMFIDRAVGRLKKEDRELPQILKIREMLGRGIAVHHGGLLPIVKECIEILFAKSLVKVLFATETFAMGLNLPTRTVIFSSMRKHDGRSFRNLLPGEFTQMSGRAGRRGLDKTGTVIVMAYDDPLSPTDFKEVVLGTPTKLSSQFRLTYSMILNLLRIEALKVEEMIKHSFSENSTQVLLPENQKRYDEIKKQLQSSTITPCSKCSLEGTEETCNLLTEYENLYGECVVDIHKSPVLKSQLLRVGRLVCFRDVNHNGARMGFVVKSDSANNAIVLLTFDHGKDYEEAIEKYKLPYIPIRDYITKNFPKIKFSGRLRVVLVPYENICFIGRYSLKTSVNSIINNEKSAVQEASEQIQILTKYQNSFEELAFKFTRQLSLHDLTVEKDQLLEKLKSSKAYVCPNFRQHYVEYLDRYLLSQEVEKLERLISDENLELLPDYEQRLQVLEAMGYIDEQHNVVLKGRVACEVNSGWELIITELVLNNFLGDFEPAEIVALLSCFVYEGRTQEEEPPLITPRLEKGKAKILEIAEKLLKVYVEKQVSLTSEEEDFVESKRFALANVVYEWANGLSFNEIMQISVEAEGTIVRVITRLDEICREVKNAALIIGDSTLHLKMVEAQEKIKRDIVFCASLYL; this is encoded by the coding sequence ATGATAATTGAAGAGGTACCGACAAATGATCCATTGGTGGTAGACCCAACAACTGTTACCACATATGAATGTCCAGACCTTAATGCAGAAGAAAGGAgacaaaatttgaaaacagaTCTATTGAACCCATCACCAGAAATTAATTGGGAGATCTTGGATCTTGTCAATAAACCATTAGAAATCAATCGAGAGAAAATCATTGACAAATTAGTGATTAATCCTGAGCGATTGAGCCGTACGCAATTTAGATTCAAGAGATCTGGTATTCATGGACACATCACTGGGTACCAGGAAGAAGTCAATTTGAACGAATTAGAAAACTCCAACACTTCGCTAAGCATCAATCGTGGGTACAGTTCTAAAAGTGAGAGTCTTCGAGGAAACACCAGTTTTTTACCATTTCAACCAGGAGGGTTAATCCAACAAGCAGCAACTGAAAGAGAACCCAAAGATTCAGGTTTAAATTTGCATAGAAATGAACATGGACTATTTGATATTCCACCAGGATTTGTGCGTGGGCTAGAAGTAGGTGGAGGAGGAAGTGGAAGTGGAAGTTTGGATATAGAACCAGCTTCTTccgaagaagaaaaagatagTTTGGAGGGGGTTCACATTTCTGCTGCATCTGAGGCAGCACTCAATAAATCTACAATTCTAGATGGCGACGTGTCAAAGCCGAAGCCGACAGTACCTTTTGATAACAAGGAAATTGAAGGATTGGTGCCATTTGATTATTCCAATTTCAAGTATACCGACAAGAAGAACGCATTGGATAAACGAACTTGGGCTCATGTAGTAGACTTGGATCATAAAATCGAAGACTTTCAAGAGTTGGTCCCCAATATGGCACGAACATGGCCGTTTGAATTGGATACATTCCAAAAGGAAGCTGTTTTCCATTTGGAGCAAGGTGATTCTGTGTTTGTGGCTGCACATACTTCTGCAGGGAAAACCGTGGTTGCCGAATATGCTATAGCGATGGCACATCGAAACATGACGAAATGTATCTACACGTCTCCAATCAAAGCCTTGTCGAATCAAAAGTTCCGTGATTTCAAAGAGACTTTCAAAGACATTGATGTAGGGTTGATAACCGGGGATGTCCAAATCAACCCAGAGGCTAACTGTTTAATCATGACCACGGAGATTTTAAGATCAATGTTGTACCGAGGAGCCGATTTGATACGTGACGTTGAGTTTGTGATATTTGATGAAGTTCATTACGTCAACGATATAGACAGAGGTGTGGTGTGGGAAGAGGTCATTATAATGTTGCCCGACCACGTCAAGTATATTTTATTGTCTGCCACTGTACCAAACACGTTTGAATTTGCTAATTGGGTCGGAAGAACGAAACAGAAAGACATATATGTCATCTCAACTCCCAAAAGACCGGTTCCCTTGGAGATCTTTGTATCAGCCAAAAACCAACTATTCAAGGTTGTTGATGCCAACCGAAGATTCCAGGAGAATGAGTTTAGAAAGCACAAGGATTTGCTAGAAGGCGgtggcaaaaaaaatgagtTGCCGTCTACAACCATGGGTTCCGGAAGTAGAGGCGGACCAGGTGGAACTGCCAGAGGTGGGAACCGTGGCGGCCGTGGCGGTCGAGGAGGTCAAGGAAGGGGAGGTAATGCCAATAGAGGTAACTTTTCTGGGCCCAAAAGGTTTGGCCGAGATGGGCCAAAGAAAAACACGTGGATTGATTTGGTTAATTATATGAAACTGAATAACTTGTTGCCTGCAGTTGTGTTTGTTTTCTCTAAAAAGAGATGTGAAGAATACGCAGACTCCTTGCGTAGTgttgatttcaataatgcTCGTGAAAAGTCTGAAATCCATATGTTTATTGACCGGGCAGTGGGAAGATTGAAGAAGGAAGATCGTGAATTGCctcaaattttaaaaatcaGAGAAATGCTTGGTAGAGGTATTGCTGTTCATCATGGTGGGTTGTTACCAATTGTCAAAGAGTGTATTGAAATTCTTTTTGCCAAATCGTTGGTCAAAGTATTGTTTGCCACTGAAACTTTTGCTATGGGGTTGAACTTGCCTACAAGAACAGTTATATTCTCGTCAATGAGAAAGCACGACGGTAGAAGTTTCCGTAATTTATTACCAGGGGAGTTTACACAAATGTCTGGTAGAGCCGGTAGAAGAGGGTTGGATAAGACCGGTACGGTTATTGTTATGGCATACGACGATCCATTATCACCAACTGATTTCAAGGAAGTAGTGTTAGGCACACCTACCAAACTTCTGTCGCAGTTTAGATTAACTTACAGCATGATTTTGAATCTTTTGCGAATTGAGGCATTAAAAGTTGAGGAAATGATAAAGCATTCCTTTAGTGAGAATTCTACACAGGTGTTGCTTCCAGAAAACCAAAAGCGGTACGACGAAATAAAAAAGCAGTTgcaatcatcaacaataaccCCCTGTAGCAAATGCTCTTTGGAGGGGACAGAAGAAACATGCAATTTATTAACAGAGTACGAGAATTTATATGGAGAGTGTGTTGTTGATATACACAAATCGCCAGTTTTGAAAAGTCAGTTGTTGCGTGTGGGAAGATTGGTTTGTTTCCGAGATGTAAACCACAATGGTGCACGAATGGGGTTTGTCGTCAAGTCAGATAGTGCTAATAATGCTATTGTGTTATTAACTTTTGATCACGGCAAAGACTACGAAGAAGCTATTGAAAAGTATAAATTACCGTATATTCCTATTCGAGATTACATCACCAAGAACTTtcccaaaatcaaattttctGGTCGTTTGAGAGTGGTGTTGGTGCCATATGAAAACATTTGCTTTATCGGGAGATATTCGCTCAAGACATCagtaaattcaattataaataacGAAAAGTCAGCGGTGCAGGAAGCGTCAgaacaaatacaaattttGACCAAGTATCAAAACAGCTTTGAAGAGTTGGCTTTCAAATTCACTAGACAGCTATCCTTGCATGATTTGACGGTTGAAAAAGATCAATTACTAGAGAAACTAAAACTGAGTAAGGCCTACGTGTGCCCTAATTTCAGGCAGCATTATGTTGAGTATCTTGATAGATATTTGTTGTCACAAGAAGTGGAAAAATTGGAACGATTGATTTCTGATGAAAACTTGGAATTGTTACCTGATTATGAACAAAGATTGCAAGTTTTGGAAGCAATGGGTTATATTGATGAACAACACAACGTAGTGTTGAAAGGACGGGTTGCCTGTGAAGTGAATTCTGGATGGGAATTGATTATTACAGAATTGGTCTTGAACAACTTTTTGGGAGACTTTGAGCCTGCAGAAATAGTGGCGTTATTGTCGTGCTTTGTGTACGAGGGAAGAAcccaagaagaagaaccaCCTTTAATCACACCAAGATTGGAAAAGGGGAAGGCAAAGATCTTGGAAATTGCGGAAAAGCTTTTGAAGGTATATGTCGAAAAACAAGTTTCTTTGACACTGGAAGAGGAAGATTTCGTGGAGAGCAAACGTTTTGCATTGGCTAATGTTGTATACGAATGGGCCAACGGGTTGtcatttaatgaaattatgCAAATTAGTGTTGAAGCAGAAGGTACAATTGTGAGAGTAATTACCAGATTGGATGAAATCTGCCGTGAAGTGAAAAATGCTGCCTTAATTATTGGAGACTCTACATTACACTTGAAAATGGTCGAGGCACAAGAAAAGATTAAACGTGATATTGTGTTTTGTGCATCGTTATATTTATAG